A single genomic interval of Lynx canadensis isolate LIC74 chromosome A2, mLynCan4.pri.v2, whole genome shotgun sequence harbors:
- the AP3D1 gene encoding AP-3 complex subunit delta-1 isoform X4: MALKMVKGSIDRMFDKNLQDLVRGIRNHKEDEAKYISQCIDEIKQELKQDNIAVKANAVCKLTYLQMLGYDISWAAFNIIEVMSASKFTFKRIGYLAASQCFHEGTDVIMLTTNQIRKDLSSPSQYDTGVALTGLSCFVTPDLARDLANDIMTLMSHTKPYIRKKAVLIMYKVFLKYPESLRPAFPRLKEKLEDPDPGVQSAAVNVICELARRNPKNYLSLAPLFFKLMTSSTNNWVLIKIIKLFGALTPLEPRLGKKLIEPLTNLIHSTSAMSLLYECVNTVIAVLISLSSGMPNHSASIQLCVQKLRILIEDSDQNLKYLGLLAMSKILRTHPKSVQAHKDLVLQCLDDKDESIRLRALDLLYGMVSKKNLVEIVKKLMSHVDKAEGTTYRDELLTKIIDICSQCNYQHITNFQWYISVLVELTRLEGTRHGHLIAAQMLDVAIRVKAIRKFAVSQMSALLDSAHLVASSTQRNGICEVLYAAAWICGEFSEHLQEPQQTLEAMLRPKVTTLPGHIQAVYVQNVVKLYASILQQKEQAAEAEAAQDVTQLMVERLPQFVQSADLEVQERASCVLQLVKHIQKLQAKDVPVAEEVSALFAGELNPVAPKAQKKVPVPEGLDLDAWINEPPSDSESEDEKPKAIFHDEEQRHAKQRQPEAEEEELARRREARKQEQANNPFYIKSSPSPQKRYQDMPGVEHIPVVQIDLSVPLKVPGMPVSDQYVKLQEEREHRQRLEKDRRRRKKKDKDKRGKPRRHSSLHTESDEDIAPAQRVDIVTEEMPENALPSDEDDKDPNDPYRALDVDLDRPLADSERLPVQKHRNAETTKSPEKEDVPVVEKKIKKPRKKEKKHREKEREKKEKRKEEKEGEDFDFWLSTAPLPAAAPAPAPGEPGANTVTAAPEGGGEEPRREERGDEDEDGDNERDPEKPWPPRAPFLSPDETVLDISHTRTHIPRGPRVWSPP; encoded by the exons GCAAAGTATATCTCTCAGTGCATTGATGAAATCAAGCAAGAGCTGAAGCAAGACAACATTGCAGTAAAAGCCAACGCGGTCTGCAAGCTGACCTAC TTACAAATGTTGGGCTATGACATCAGCTGGGCTGCCTTCAACATCATAGAAGTGATGAGCGCCTCCAAGTTCACGTTCAAG CGGATCGGCTACCTCGCTGCTTCCCAGTGCTTTCACGAGGGGACCGACGTCATCATGCTGACGACGAACCAGATCCGCAAG gACCTGAGCAGCCCCAGCCAGTACGACACTGGCGTTGCACTGACTGGCCTGTCCTGTTTTGTTACCCCAGATCTTGCCAGAGACTTGGCCAACGACATCATGACACTG ATGTCGCACACCAAGCCGTACATTCGGAAGAAGGCTGTCCTGATCATGTACAAGGTGTTCCTGAAGTACCCCGAGTCCCTACGCCCCGCGTTCCCCCGCCTGAAGGAGAAGCTGGAGGACCCCGATCCCG GGGTCCAGTCGGCCGCAGTCAACGTCATCTGTGAACTGGCCAGGCGTAACCCCAAAAACTACCTTTCCCTTGCCCCCCTGTTCTTCAAGCTGATGACCTCCTCAACCAACAACTGGGTCCTCATCAAGATTATCAAACTG TTTGGTGCTCTGACCCCCTTGGAGCCACGGTTGGGCAAGAAGCTGATCGAGCCTCTCACCAACCTGATCCACAG CACATCCGCCATGTCTCTTCTGTACGAGTGCGTGAACACCGTCATCGCAG TGCTCATCTCCCTGTCCTCCGGCATGCCGAACCACAGCGCCAGCATCCAG CTCTGTGTCCAGAAATTGAGGATATTGATAGAAGACTCCGACCAGAACT TGAAATACCTGGGCCTGCTGGCCATGTCCAAGATCCTCAGGACGCACCCCAAGTCCGTGCAGGCCCACAAGGACCTCGTCCTGCAGTGTCTGGACGACAAGGACGAGTCCATCCGCCTGCGGGCCCTCGACCTCCTGTACGGAATG gtgtCCAAGAAGAACCTGGTGGAGATCGTCAAAAAGCTGATGAGCCACGTGGACAAGGCCGAGGGCACGACCTACCGCGACGAGCTGCTCACCAAGATCATCGACATCTGCAGCCAGTGCAACTATCAGCACATCACCAACTTCCAGTG GTACATCAGCGTCCTGGTGGAGCTGACCCGGCTGGAAGGCACCCGCCACGGCCACCTCATCGCCGCGCAGATGCTGGACGTGGCCATCCGCGTGAAGGCCATCCGCAAGTTCGCCGTGTCGCAGATGTCCGCGCTGCTCGACAGCGCCCACCTGGTGGCCAGCAGCACCCAGCGCAACGGCATCTGCGAGGTGCTCTACGCGGCCGCCTGGATCTGCGGGGAGTTCTCCGA GCACCTGCAGGAGCCCCAGCAGACCCTCGAGGCCATGCTGCGGCCTAAAGTCACTACCCTACCCGGCCACATCCAGGCCGTGTACGTGCAGAACGTGGTCAAGCTCTACGCGTCCATCCTGCAGCAGAAGGAGCAGgcggcggaggcggaggcggccCAGGACGTCACCCAGCTCATGGTGGAGCGGCTGCCCCAGTTTGTGCAGAGCGCGGACCTGGAGGTCCAGGAGCGG GCGTCCTGCGTCTTGCAGCTGGTCAAGCACATCCAGAAGCTTCAGGCCAAGGACGTGCCGGTAGCAGAAGAAGTGAGTGCCCTCTTTGCTGGAGAGCTGAACCCAGTGGCTCCCAAGGCGCAGAAGAAGGTTCCAGTTCCTGAAGG CCTGGACCTGGACGCTTGGATCAATGAGCCACCCTCGGACAGCGAGTCTGAGGACGAGAAGCCCAAGGCCATCTTCCACGACGAGGAGCAGCGCCATGCCAAGCAGCGGCAGccggaggcagaggaggaggagctggcccGG CGTCGAGAAGCCCGGAAGCAGGAACAGGCTAACAACCCTTTCTACATCAAAAGTTCCCCATCTCCCCAAAAG CGGTACCAGGACATGCCCGGAGTGGAACATATCCCCGTGGTGCAGATAGACCTCTCGGTGCCCCTGAAAGTGCCAG GGATGCCCGTGTCGGACCAGTACGTGAAgctgcaggaggagagggagcacCGGCAGAGGCTGGAGAAGGACAGGAGGCggaggaagaagaaggacaaGGACAAGAGGGGCAAGCCGCGGCGCCACAGCTCGCTGCACACAGAGAGCGACGAGGACATCGCCCCGGCGCAGCGGGTGGACATCGTCACCGAGGAGATGCCTGAG AACGCTCTCCCCAGCGACGAGGACGACAAAGACCCCAACGACCCTTACAGGGCCCTGGACGTCGACCTGGACAG GCCCCTGGCCGACAGCGAGAGGCTGCCCGTCCAGAAACACAGAAACGCCGAGACTACCAAGTCCCCCGAAAAGGAGGACGTCCCTGTCGTGGAGAAGAAGATCAAAAAgcccaggaagaaagagaagaagcacagagagaaagagcgagagaagaaggagaagaggaaggaggagaaggag GGCGAGGACTTCGATTTCTGGCTGTCCACCGCCCCGCTGCCCgccgcggccccggccccggccccg GGAGAGCCTGGAGCGAACACTGTCACCGCTGCCCCTGAGGGAGGGGGCGAGGAGCCCAGGAGAGAGGAGCGAGGCGACGAGGACGAGGACGGAGACAATGAGCGGGACCCCGAGAAG ccctggcccccacGAGCTCCTTTCCTGTCCCCGGATGAaactgttctggacatttcacacaCGCGGACTCACATCCCGCGTGGCCCTCGTGTCTGGTCCCCTCCCTGA